The proteins below come from a single Caulobacter flavus genomic window:
- the yaaA gene encoding peroxide stress protein YaaA, with amino-acid sequence MLMVISPAKSLDFTAPDQVLPLTTPALKPQIAELAKVTRKLTAADLRRLMHISEKLADLNRERFQHFDPEVEDGLQAVIAFNGDVYAGLAARELDRPALEWAQGSLRILSGLYGVLRPLDALQPYRLEMGTRLKTKRGANLYDFWGETIAKTLNEAAADHPDPTLVNLASQEYFGAVDAKALKLPVVTCHFKEEKAGTMKVLGFYAKKARGRMARYAIEGRVEKAADLKAFDLDGYRFRPELSTDADWVFARPQP; translated from the coding sequence ATGCTGATGGTCATCTCTCCCGCCAAGTCGCTAGACTTCACCGCCCCGGATCAGGTCCTGCCCCTGACCACCCCGGCCCTGAAGCCGCAGATCGCGGAACTGGCCAAGGTCACCCGCAAGCTGACGGCGGCCGACCTGCGCCGGCTGATGCACATCTCCGAGAAGCTGGCCGACCTGAACCGCGAGCGCTTCCAGCACTTCGACCCCGAGGTCGAAGACGGTCTCCAGGCGGTGATCGCCTTCAACGGCGACGTCTATGCCGGCCTGGCCGCCCGCGAACTGGACCGCCCGGCGCTGGAATGGGCGCAGGGCAGCCTGCGCATCCTGTCGGGCCTCTATGGCGTGCTGCGGCCGCTGGACGCCCTGCAGCCCTACCGCCTGGAGATGGGCACCCGCCTGAAGACCAAGCGCGGCGCCAACCTCTACGACTTCTGGGGCGAGACCATCGCCAAGACCCTCAACGAGGCCGCCGCCGATCACCCCGACCCGACGCTGGTGAACCTGGCCAGCCAGGAATATTTCGGCGCCGTCGACGCCAAGGCCCTGAAGCTGCCGGTCGTCACCTGCCACTTCAAGGAAGAGAAGGCCGGGACGATGAAGGTGCTGGGCTTCTATGCCAAGAAGGCCCGCGGCCGCATGGCCCGCTACGCCATCGAGGGCCGCGTCGAGAAGGCCGCGGACCTGAAGGCCTTCGACCTGGACGGCTACCGCTTCCGTCCCGAGCTCTCGACCGACGCCGACTGGGTTTTCGCTCGCCCGCAGCCCTGA